The DNA region AGACGCAGAGTGAGTCTCATTCTACCGAGCACCATGTCTGAACGAACCCACGTTTAGCAGAACTCTGCTGGTTAATAAGTACAAACTGAAGTAAAAACagcctgaagctgaagaaacccTAAACTCCGCCGGAGCACGGAGCATaaactcagcacagagcagaccgtgcggggaaggaaatcagctacaaaatacaaaataaaacccaggttcattttcaaaataaaatactccgtgttcactgcggatcgagtttcattacaagaacacgtcataatgggcggggccgacctgaagtcaacaggtgaggggttttcaggtgtaatcattgatgacccctcacatcctttttataaggacatcacaaacggattagTGTGAATTGGCGGACGGCCGCtccgcatgcagtgtgttttcagggtAATACTCGTACTCGGCCAAAGTTCTTTATCCGTACCGGATACTCGTTTCAGCCGAGTTACTGTAGAACCAGGATCTTTATGTAGGTGCTGATTGGCCACAGCTGATCAGTGAGGCCTATTTAAGATTCACATGCTTCAGGTGTGTTTGGTTCATCTTGTGATTGACAGTTTGACAACTGACTTCACCTCCCCTGTAAACAGTCACTGTTCAGACTGATGCAGACACAGTGAACTGTGAGGATTCATTTTCTGAGCAGAACTTTGTAGCATCTGTCTTGTTGTTTCTTTCGGTACGAGGTTCAGGTAGctcctcttgttttgtttattgtgctctggcatcattttcagtttgtgaatattatgtattattcataGCAGCAATACTCTGCCTGCGTTTGGACTCTTAACAAGCATGGACTATTTCTGTTACTCCAACACCGAgacgtgtctgtgtgtaaagaaaacatctgaagaattttaatttcaacataaaaactttaatgatcattaaaacacataaaaacaaacaaacaataaatgtcTTATAGTTCCCTGAAATATTCTGAATATTTACATGATTCTgaaaaaaactctaaaaacaacaagactcAAACATCCACACAGTTCAGTAACGCAGTATTAAAATCCATACACAGAACATACATTCAATAAGGACATGTGGATCGATGCTGAATGAAACTTTGTTTCTGGACGATTCTTTTTAGACCAGAGTTACTGCTCATAATTAGAAAATGACTGCTTAGAATTAATGAACACTAATTAAATGAGACCGTTACCATCATTACCGCTTTCATTGTTTCtgctcaaaataaaaatatttaagttTCTGGCATATTCTAAATGGCTCCAGAAGttttcagagacagaaaatcggaaaatgtttctgatttactgaatttatatttcataaaaataatttgtgttaGCGGAGTAGAAGTATACaggagaataaaaacacaagtacCTCAAACTGTACTCAactacagtacttgagtaaatgtacttagttactttcacAGGTGATCCATGTAATCAGATTATTACAGGTCAATGTTTACACCtacagagcagacaggaagtgttggACGATCGCAGAGACACTGAGGAGGATCAGGAGGGGCGTGGCCTGAAGGAGAGGGGCGGAGCTCTTTAGTCTCACCTCCACAGGTAGGTGGTCACTTATCGCCAGCGCCTGgcagacagaagcagcagagcCCAGAGTCAAAAGACAAGCACAATCACAGCCTTCATGCAGAATTATAACATGATTTAAACGAATCGCAGCAAAGTTTGGAAGAAATCTCTGGatgtttattatcatttatttatgattatatgtgacagacagacagacaggcagacagacagccagagagagagtcagacagacagacagacagacagacagacagacaggcagacagacctTGGCCTTGGTGAGTTTGAACTCTTTGGCAAAGTTGTAGACTTTTGCAGAAAATGGCTGGATCGCCTTCAGGAAGGGAGTCCCATGCACCACGATCctaacaggcagacagacagccagagagagagtcagacagacagacagacagacagacagagagagagtcagacagacagacaggcagacagacagagagagagtcagacagacagacagacagacagacagacagaccttgGCCTTGGTGAGTTTGAACTCTTTGGCAAAGTTGTAGACTTTTGCAGAAAATGGCTGGATCGCCTTCAGGAAGGGAGTCCCATGCACCACgatcctaacacacacacacacacacacacacacacacacacagaataaagatacagtcagagcagaaatctaaattaaaaatcaaacagtCCTGAATAAAAATGACTCCTCACCTGTCGTAGGCACAGGACGTCATGTCAGAGACAGTCGTGTCCACTTTGTCTCCGATCAGCCACGAGAATCCCGGCTTGGAGAACAGTCGGATGTTTTTCCTGTTGGCTCGGGTCATGTAGGCGCAGCTGGCATGGAAATCTCCCAGAAACATCacattctacacacacacacacacacacacacacacttacaataATAACAGATGATACAAACACACGGGGAAAACTGAAGCCATTCTTTTTGGTTCTAAAATAAACTGAGGGAGCTCATGAGGTGAAAAgataaatttaaaataagtctCTAGGCAGAAAAGTTTGGAGCTGTACTTCATAAAGACCCAAAGTTCCCAGCTTCATTCTTAAAGTTCAGAGCGTGGTGGTGCTGAGATGTTCCATCAGGTTTCCTCACCGTGTTGTTCCACTTCTTGCTGACTTCCACAAACACGTCGTACAGTCGGTCGATCTCCTGGACGGCCTGCCTGGGCTCCGTGTGCAGAGgcaccaaaataaaatgcttgaTTGCtgcaggaaggaggaagaagggaaggTCAGGACATCTATGTAATATTACATGATCGACTTTTTACATGTTAACCTTCgcttttctacagtagcccagagcagacaaaccaaactctgatgTGTTGCGAGTTttgaagaagagggtgaggtgtgAGTGAGTATTCATCTGGTTGCAGTCTGCAccttcactgctaggtggcactaaatccaacacaccggacctttaagtccACTGACCGGTTTTGTCGCTTTGGAAATGAACGGCGAACGGCTCCCTGACGAAGGACTCTTTTTTCTGGTACTGATGCTGACCCGTCACATTGACCCTGTCCGCCCTgtttggagaagaagaagaagttactAATATCCAGAGTCCGTCAGTGGTGAGGTTGAAATGTGTAACGTGGATATCTGAAGATGTTCTTCTTCTGATCGCTCCTGGATTAGCAGAATTTGGACCACAGCACGGTGTCTTACCTGTAGATGAAAACGTACTGCTGCATGTCTTTGGGAGAGTTTCCCAGACTCTTACTGGACACTGACTGGTACTCATACTCGTCATAcctcaacacaacacaaacaaagagaaactgttGATTATTAaatcacagcagaaacacagcaaaCTGTTCAATGAACAGCCTGTTCACACCTGCACAGTTAAAGACaagctgctccgcctcaactctctgatttacagagtttatgatggacagtgaagtaaactgctgacagctgtagctgctgttagctcatgttagctcagtttgttagtcaggCTCAGaacaccaggggagtgttagtgtttgtaccacaggagttttagaccacgaagaagaagaagaagaggatagTCATTtaacttttgatactttaagtacatttagctgatgacacttttgtacttttacttaagtaggatttctatttttaaattgttgtatTGCTACGTTTACAAAGtctttcttccaccactgcccTCAGTTAGCCCCCAAATTAGTCTTTGCATATTTGACCTTAAACTGATTGTTGAAGTTTCCCATGaatccacacatgcacagcaaCCTGGACTGTTAACAATATAAATAGGCAGGATTCATGCTTCATGTGGATTAGTGTGTTTCCCAGGACATGGACAGACATGCATTTGTTAGACGAGTACTTGGAAAATCCGACATGTTTCCATTAGTGGAACCAACCATCTGAAATTTGACCATCACCGAACAACTGTGAGCAGACTAGAGCCAACCACCAGAGATTATGAAGGAGTTATTCACCAACAATCAAACAAAGGATAGTTCCTGTTAGACATCAGCAGAAAgaaagcagctgcctgctgagCAGAGCAAAGCCATTTTTCCATTCAAAGAATTTGGCCCATGACTCGTTTCTAAGGTggaggcaacaaaaaaaaaagacatttatacCACCATCATGAAATGTAGTGACCCAGATTTTATGTGGAAGAAATATTTATCTGGGACTAACAAAGTAGAATAAATACtatacaaacaataaataaatatttaatgttcgACAACAAATGAAGTTCAGACTCatggaaagacaaagacagatgtcaacaacatccagaaacaccgCCCACTTCTACGGACTGATGGAAAGAGGACTGGGTCCACATTTTACCCTGACTTTGTAAATCATGGACGTCCTTCAGGACAAACTTACGTTTTACAaagtgtccaaacttttttggaatcagggttgtaCTAGCTTACTTGCAGTAAAAACTTTACTCCAGTAAAAGTACACAAGAGTAGTCCagtaaaagtaacagggagttATCCTGAATATCTGCAAACAGTTTGTTATAAATATAGAAAACCACAGAACACAAATGTTTGACACTATCTAATGTCCGATAAATTCCAAGTGGTTAGAAAAAGTTTAAACTGGTTTTGATCATATCACATGACACCGCAAACAAAACCGGTTTGTTAACTGATATCAAGACATTTCTGTACTTGATCTACTACTTTTACATTTGTACATGCAGAATCTAGAAATCAAGAAATATGACACATATCTTCGATGTTTTGCAGACGATACTCagatttatgtttcttttgAAACTCTGAGGTTTGGAATATGTATGTGGCCCGTATCGCTTCACAAAATGTAATCGATTAGTAGATTAGATGTAATTGTTTTTTGATCTTGATAGTGAAATAAATGagatccaaccatccatccatggGTCGCGGTGGGAccggagcctatcccagctgacttcaGACGAAAGGCAGGTTGTTTTACCCAATGCTAATCTCTCTAAATTTTCTCTAATCTCTCTAAATTTTCTCTAATCTCTTCTCTCTAAATTTTCTCTAATCTCTCTAAATTTTCTCTAATCTCTCAAAATTTTCTCTAATCTTCTTAAGTTTTCTCTAATCTCTCCAAGTTCTCTCCAAGTTTTCTCTGATCTCCACAAGTTTTCTCTAATCTCTCCAAGTTTTCTCTAACCTCTCCAAGTTTTCTCTAATCTCTCCAAGTTTTCTCTAATCTCTCCAAGTTTTCTCTAATCTCTCCACGTTTTCTCTAATCTCTCCaagttttcaggtgatcagaGGCTCCTCCTCATCTGTTTGGAGGCCTTTAAGAGCTCTGggcagctccacccacactctctgtctcacactgcAGCCTGGCCTGCTGCAGTTCCACCAGCCTCCACCTTTTGTCTTCATTGTTCTCCTTGGTTTTGACTTTTGGCTACAATAAAAGTTACTTTGGCTgcattggttgttttttgtcaccTGTGTTGCTTCCCAAGAGCCGGGGTCGTAACACAGGTAAATAAATGAGATGAATTGAGTTCATAGTGTGTCAGAtcattaaagtatttttcatatCGCCTGCTGATGTGATAAAAGGCTTTGTACATGCTACATCAGGACCCACCCTCCTTCctccaaacatgaaacatccaGATTTAACCCCTGGATACTGgtgtaacactttattttggtACATTTGCTCAGTTGACTCTCAACAAGGGCAGTTTCAATAGACAGACAGTCCAATAGCTTCAGCCTGTAGGATGTGGTACAGTCACAAAGACTAGAAGCTGAAAGAAAGTGTACCTTCAAACAGCTCCAGATCTACCTGCACTGCTTCCTGTGAATATGTTAAGAGTTGTTGGATTGAGCTATGCTGGTCATCTGATGTGTACACGGAGCTGTTCCTTTAAAGTCACAAGTCACAAAAACTCTTGAAGATTTCCGAGGATTATTTTGTGTCTGAAcaatttctgtctgtctgccaatTGACTGACTGATCGTCCGATCTGTTGAGACCGGCCTGTTGACCGTCAGCTGCACTAACGGAGACTATCCCAAATTAAAGTGTTACGTCTTATGACAGGCAGCAGGATTAGTAAGAGGGCAGATGAAGCTGATTGGGATGATTAATTATGATTAGATGAAGTTCTGCATGCTCATAAAATCCACTGTACCTGTCAGATTCCCTGTTGgaggcagacagcagacacatACAGGTCATGAACCATCTTGTATTAATACACAGTTAGTGTCACTGTCAAACATGCTGCAGAGACGCTGCGTTCAGACGTGAAcataaaacattgaaaacaaaatgactttaCGTCGTCTGTGACTgactcagttttgttttattgtttagaAAGGTTTTTAGAAAGTCTGATAATAACCAGAACTTTCTAATTAATAATGACTTCTGAGCTGGAGCAAATGGCTTCGTTAATGACGAATGAGTAATTATTATCAAACAAGAACACTTTGTTCCTTcagagcattttattttttgtctccaTGAAATGATTAACGAGTTCTAACTAACGTCTTCAATAAAGCCAAATTATCCACAGATCAGTTGTACTGAAGTTTAGAGAAGTTTCGTGTTTGTTCTTTGGACTTTTTAATAGttagaaatgtttcataattCATCGATCAGTCTCTCTCATTTTCTAATAAGTCGCGTGAAGTTAAAGAttattaaagattttattttacctGTTGAGAGACGCCAGCAGAGGTCGGACTGCTTCAGGACTCATCACCTCCTGCAGgagagtgatgtcacagcgagACAcaatctgacagacagacatgcagagagacagacagacaggcagacagacagacagacagtgagacagagacagacagagagacagacagtaatgtttctttaatgtatTCATAAATATACAGTTTGTACACtcaatgactgtgtgtgtgtgtgtgtgtgtcttacccgtgtcagtgtgtgtcagtgtgtgtgtgtcagtgtgtgtgtgtgtgtgtgtgtgtgtgtgtgtgtgttacccgtgtcagtgtgtgtctcactCTGTAGTCTTTTGCTTTCGTGGCGTTGTATTTCTGCACGTTGTAGGCGCAGATCCTGAATCCTGCATCATCTGTTGCTGCTCCGACCGACAGGacgaagaaggaggagaggaagaggagaagaggacgaggagagcGCCACCTCATGGTCAGACTGAGGAGAGAAGACAAGACACAATGACTGAGGGGAAGcgagtttgtctttgtctctgaatGTTTACTCAGATTCAGGAGCCTGTGTGTAATGTCTGATTTCACCACCAGGGGGAGCACTCTGTGTTTACTAATTATATTAATTCAAATTAATGAAGAAAATCTTTAAATTGTTGCAAACACGCTGTGAGATGTGCTTGGAGACCAAATTTAAACTTCCACAGTTGATTTCTGACTTTCtatcattttaaagttttcttaaatttgacatttaaatatgcaaatgaggtgTTATCCAACGTAACTTTAATCTACAGactaaataaaatgtggattttgGACGTGTTGTATGAGCTGAGTGCTTTACAGTACAAATCTGAGGTACAGCAGGGCCGGTTCTTGCATGGGGCCCCACAGCCACCAGGGGCCCCACAGCCACGTGACAGCACAGAGATGATTAGCAAACAGTCACAGCTTCACTTAGTTTTGATAATCAAAGTACTGGAGCCTGTTTTCATCACAGATCATCTGAGAAGGTTAGGAACCGCTCCCTCGGCCCCCAGACAGCTGGACACGGCCCTGCTACTTCACAGTACAGGTTGTACTTTTCACTTCACAGTACAGGTTGTTCACAGTACAGGTTGTACTTTTCACTTCacagtatttgtttgtttatgattgAAACGATCAGTCAGAGAATCAATGAGTggaaataaattacatttacactttgttattttaagtCATTTTGAGGTTCACGGAGTACTTCTACTTCTTAAAACACGTAATTCTGGTCTTCATCAGATTTGTGTTTAAACCAACACCCTGCAAGGATTAAGgccacacctccacctgccgCAGGTGACAGgtgcattttaaatgacagatcAGGTGAGTGACCTGTGAGCAGCACAGTGACATTAGACAGATGAAAGTAGAGTGaactcatgaaaacacaaaaaccacaGACGGGTTAATCTGTCGACACTTCCTGAGAGGAAACCTGACACGACACGACCGACAACagctgaaacacattttctacgTTTGTGAGCACAAAACAAATTCAGCACGTGAGCACGAATCCAACattataaaaaaggaaaactgcttcctgtttctatcaaaataaaagtccagcctgtgtttctgtgttcacaCTTTGAAATATTCGCTTTGTGTTTGACTCTGAAGTCAAAAATCACGTGTTCATGTTTACAGTCGATCACGCCGCGTGTCGACTTCCTGTTAGACCTGAACTAAAAATCCATGTtgatgcagatttctgtgaTCGCTTCATGTTTAAATGGAGCTAACGTGACGAGCTAACGTGACGAGCTAACATGAAGAGCTAACGTGACATGAGCTAACGTGACGAGCTAACGTGACGAGCTAAGGTGACGAGCTAAGGTGACATGAGCTAAGGTGACATGAGCTAAGGTGACATGAGCTAACGTGACATGAGCTAACGTGACATGAGCTAATGTGACATGAGCTAACGTGACATGACCTAACGTGATGAGCTTACGTGACATGAGCTAACGTGACATGAGCTAACGTGACATGAGCTTACGTGACATGAGCTTACGTGACATGAGCTAACGTGACGAGCTAACGTGACATGAGCTTACGTGACATGAGCTTACGTGACATGAGCTTACGTGACATGAGCTAACGTGACATGAGCTAACGTGACATGAGCTAACGTGACACGAGCTAACGTGACATGAGCTTCTCTGGGTGTGTGTTGTCGTCTGTGCAGAGTGAAGGGTTAGTTCTATATGTCAGTTAAAGGGCGGTTGAGTCGTTGGACACAGCAGAATGTGGCCTAACCTGTCTGAGGTCACCTGACAGATTCTGAACTTTGGACTGAAACATGACGGAGAGTCCACGGAAAGTTTAAACACAGGAAGAGTTTTTATGAGTGAATCAGAGCTGAacattaactttaactttaacaaacactgtgtgtgtgtgtgtgtgtctctgtgtgtgtgtgtgtgtgtgtgtgtgtcacactgagTGGTTGGACTGGTCTGACAGACGAGTGTGAGCATGTTCAGACCTGAGGCgctcacacactgaacattattcacacacagagtcagacagTTTGTTTGGCACAGCAGAGCGTTCATCCACACTGAGTCCTGTCTGAGCTTTGATTCCAAATATTACagaacgtttagagaacgtttagaGAACATTTAGAGAACGAGTCCGAAcactttaaagtttttaaatgaacaagACAAACTCAGAcaagctcatgttagctcagtttgttagctgtgacGACTGTTTTGACGCGTATGTGGTCTGCGTCCACAGATGACAGACCGCGTACGCAATGACAGACCGTGTACACGACGACAGGCCGCATACGCAATGACAGACCGTGTACACGACAACAGACCGCGTACATGACGACAGGCCGCGTATGCAATGACAGACTGCGTATGCAATGACAGACTGCGTATGCAATGACAGACTGCGTATGCAATGACAGACTGCGTACGCAATGACAGACCGTGTACACGACGACAGGCCGCATACGCAATGACAGACCGCGTACGCAATGACAGACCGTGTACATGACGACAGGCCGCATACGCAATGACAGACCGCATACGCAATGACAGACCGTGTACACGACGACAGGCCGCATACGCAATGACAGACCGCATACGCAATGACAGACCGTGTACACGACGACAGACGCGTACATGACGACAGGCCGCGTACGCAATGACAGACCGTGTACATGACGACAGGCCGCATACGCAATGACAGACCGCATACGCAATGACAGACCGCATACGCAATGGAAGGCCGCATACGCAATGACAGACCGCATACGCAATGACAGGCCGCGTACGCAATGACAGACCGCGTACGCAACGACAGACCGCGTACGCAATGACAGACCGCGTACATGACGACAGACCGCGTACATGACGACAGACCGCGTACGCAATGACAGACCGTGTACATGACGACAGACCGCGTACGCAATGACAGACCGCGTACACAATGACAGACCGCGTACGCAATGACAGACCGCGTACATGACGACAGACCGCGTACGTGACGACAGACCGTGTACACGACGAGAGACGACAGACCGCGTACATGACAACAGACGACAGACCGTGTACAAGATGAGAGATGACAGACATTCTTACTTGCAGTAAAATCAGTCAGGAGGTTTTAAATCGCTGCTGGTCGATAGAAACAAGGAGTCACTGACGAACACTTTGACATGAAGCAGTTACTGTAGTCAGGTcagttaacagacagacagacagacagacagacaggctgtgaCTCAGCTGTCTGCCTGTTTCAGGCGTCTCCCAGGCCTCGAGGTGGACGGACCCGTTTCAGTGACTTAGTGTTCAAACACTCCTCGACACGTTGACGGGAGGACGgtcagtctgcagcagcagctgtgaacacacttcctgttttaacGTTAGCTCAACGTTAGTGAAACATTGTTTCCTCTGATTTTCATCTGGTCTCAGCGTCTCCCAGTCAGTCGGACTCAGAAAAAATAAGGTCTGACCTCTAAATCCTCTT from Larimichthys crocea isolate SSNF unplaced genomic scaffold, L_crocea_2.0 scaffold148, whole genome shotgun sequence includes:
- the LOC104938157 gene encoding deoxyribonuclease-1-like 2 isoform X3 translates to MRWRSPRPLLLFLSSFFVLSVGAATDDAGFRICAYNVQKYNATKAKDYRVRHTLTRIVSRCDITLLQEVMSPEAVRPLLASLNRYDEYEYQSVSSKSLGNSPKDMQQYVFIYRADRVNVTGQHQYQKKESFVREPFAVHFQSDKTAIKHFILVPLHTEPRQAVQEIDRLYDVFVEVSKKWNNTNVMFLGDFHASCAYMTRANRKNIRLFSKPGFSWLIGDKVDTTVSDMTSCAYDRIVVHGTPFLKAIQPFSAKVYNFAKEFKLTKAKALAISDHLPVEVRLKSSAPLLQATPLLILLSVSAIVQHFLSAL
- the LOC104938157 gene encoding deoxyribonuclease-1-like 2 isoform X2 — protein: MRWRSPRPLLLFLSSFFVLSVGAATDDAGFRICAYNVQKYNATKAKDYRVRHTLTRIVSRCDITLLQEVMSPEAVRPLLASLNRESDRYDEYEYQSVSSKSLGNSPKDMQQYVFIYRADRVNVTGQHQYQKKESFVREPFAVHFQSDKTAIKHFILVPLHTEPRQAVQEIDRLYDVFVEVSKKWNNTNVMFLGDFHASCAYMTRANRKNIRLFSKPGFSWLIGDKVDTTVSDMTSCAYDRIVVHGTPFLKAIQPFSAKVYNFAKEFKLTKAKALAISDHLPVEVRLKSSAPLLQATPLLILLSVSAIVQHFLSAL
- the LOC104938157 gene encoding deoxyribonuclease-1-like 2 isoform X4, translated to MRWRSPRPLLLFLSSFFVLSVGAATDDAGFRICAYNVQKYNATKAKDYRVRHTLTRIVSRCDITLLQEVMSPEAVRPLLASLNRYDEYEYQSVSSKSLGNSPKDMQQYVFIYRADRVNVTGQHQYQKKESFVREPFAVHFQSDKTAIKHFILVPLHTEPRQAVQEIDRLYDVFVEVSKKWNNTNVMFLGDFHASCAYMTRANRKNIRLFSKPGFSWLIGDKVDTTVSDMTSCAYDRIVVHGTPFLKAIQPFSAKVYNFAKEFKLTKAKALAISDHLPVEVRLKSSAPLLQATPLLILLSVSAIVQHFLSAL
- the LOC104938157 gene encoding deoxyribonuclease-1-like 2 isoform X1, whose translation is MRWRSPRPLLLFLSSFFVLSVGAATDDAGFRICAYNVQKYNATKAKDYRVRHTLTRIVSRCDITLLQEVMSPEAVRPLLASLNRESDRYDEYEYQSVSSKSLGNSPKDMQQYVFIYRADRVNVTGQHQYQKKESFVREPFAVHFQSDKTAIKHFILVPLHTEPRQAVQEIDRLYDVFVEVSKKWNNTNVMFLGDFHASCAYMTRANRKNIRLFSKPGFSWLIGDKVDTTVSDMTSCAYDRIVVHGTPFLKAIQPFSAKVYNFAKEFKLTKAKALAISDHLPVEVRLKSSAPLLQATPLLILLSVSAIVQHFLSAL